A stretch of DNA from Kazachstania africana CBS 2517 chromosome 3, complete genome:
GCTTATCGCACGTAAATAGCAGGAGCCcacaaacaaaaaaaggATTCTTTGGGAAATCCAGTTTTTCATGTGATTTAAATAAAAAGGGTAAAACATGAAATAATATGGGATTCTTCTGATGCCCAAGCAACACACTCCTGTTTTTACCATCAGCCACACTGAGCCCtggagaaaaaaaaagggTACGTTATGTCATTCCTCTTCAGCGACTAGCACGCAGAgggaaaaagaaaagctgCGGTGGCACTAAACTTCTTGATATATGGATGACACCTATGGAACTGATATGGAATCATGGGCAGGGAAATATGGCAGCGACCTATTTAAATTGGGTGGGACAAGTGGGCAGTAGAGAACAGGGTGGGGTgcaagagaaaagaaatgttGGTTAGAGATGAGGGTTGATTAAGCCtctttgattaatttgTCGATAAGCTGCGGACAGTGCCTTAGATACAATTGTAAGTCCTTCTGATTAATTGTGGTCCTGTTGCTATCGTGTAATGCAAACGATTTCAAATCGGTAGAAATTTCTTGTAGTTTACCATATACAATTTCTACCATGGCATTAATGTATCTAGGAGTGAGTTCAACATTAGgaaatctttctttcagCATGATATCGATATGATACCACAATTTAGCCTTCAATTCTGGTTCCATGTCctataatattttatttcaatcTTTCACTTGACGTTTATAAAACCATCGCTCGCCTTCTAAAATTCCTTGGTTTTTATGCACcagaaatatatatatatatatggcTGTTTTTCagttcaaaaaatttatttcaGGGTAATACAGTCTTTTCCCgcaaaaaataaaacgtATAAGATCTGGGCggtaaaaaaaataaacgACAATATTATACCATTCTTCACAAATTATCAAGCTTTCCATAAGCAAACAAAAACCACCAAGGCTCGTCTATTCCATATTATGCAATACAGCTATATAATGGTAAAACAACTCTCCTCAATTTGGCTCCATCCCCTCTCTATCTTTTCGTTTTATTGATTCTACTACCATTTTGGAAGTATGTTGGCATGATATGTCTCTCACTTactgatttttcattaccCCGCGGTTTCGCTCCCGTTATCAATTCGGAAAAGTAAAAACCAccaaatttcattaatatgACGAAGCTAGtccaaaacaaaaaaaaaaaaaaagaagagacGTACGCCTCCACGTACTAAAAGTTGACATTCCTACCCTCGAAGCtcaattacaaaaatataaCACATCTAAGCTCTTTGTGCGCAATGACTTCACGACAATTGTCTGTTACATATTGCTTATCCCCACAGCAGTCTCAGTCAAACAAAAATGCTCATATTTTACCAATTACTAAGATTTTAAACCCTgttttatcaaatgattATTTCTTAACCATATCAAGAGATGGTTCCATTATATTACATCCCAATGATCAACATACCCCAAAATTAAGATTACAGATTCATTCTGATTGGATTAGCGACGTTGTGGAGATTAATCAACATGAATATGTTACTGTAAGCCATGATTTTGCTATAATCTTAGTTAAAGTCGAAAATTCTGATAATCAGTGGAAATATTCCACTAAAATTATAGGATATCATAACGATTATATTAAATCTGTCTGCTTACTCAATGACAATTACATAATAACCTCAGGGTTAGATTCCTCTATAAAAATTTGGGAAATTAAGGATAGTAGTAGTGGTAAAATAGAATTCAAAACAAGTATTACAAATAGTggtatttcaaattatgCCATGGCTATTCTGAATCCAAATAAGTTCATAATTGGCGATTCAAATGGTGATCTAGTTTATTATGAATTTCAACAGCAGGAAAATATCATAGTGGAAATTAAAAGGATTAGGAATGCTCATGATACAAATATTAAAGTAATAAAactaataaataataaccAGACTCTAATTTCAGCATGCTCTAACgctattttgaaaatatggGATGTGcaaaatgatgatttaaCGAATATTTTATCACAAAAATGGGATTGTAATATCTGGTCTATTGATACCTTTAACGATAACaatgatttgataataggtgattcaaatggtaacattttttctttgacatACTCCAATCAAAAAGTAGCttttaataaaatcttAAACTCTAAAgaagttttgaaagaacCTTTCAAAAAACATCTTGGAATTttagatttgaaaataatcaatAATACAATATATTTCTCGTACTGCtcagattcaaatttgacGAAGTTGAATCTCTCAGATAATTCGttggaaattgaaaaaggtgGTGTAGCTTTAATCAGATCTTCTCTTTTAACAAATAGAAGACACGTTATCACTGAAAATACATTGGGAAAAATCCAAAGATGGGATATTATATCATGTGAATTGATTAACACTTTCAATGCAAGTGACGGggattttgatgaagttgTTGTCAAATACACTTCAAAGGAAATATTGGCTCATTGGTGTTCTGTCTCAATTAAAGTGGGCATTTTATTCATAAAAATTGgaccaaaatttttaaacaCTGAAGTCTATGGTAGTGCATTAAATGAttatcatattttgaataatgtAAGTATCAATCCAGATAATCGTTACAATTTaggtaaaatttttgtcaactcctttttcaatgattttattgacTATGAACTATCAAAGGACAAACAATTTAGAAATAGCCtatcttcattgaaaaaaaatgacaatgaaaatacagattcattattcaaagattCCTATACATCCGCCAGTTCTAGTGACAAACATAATAAGGAtaaaccaaagaaaaaatctgCGTTTATGAAACTCAGTTCATCAATTACAATTAGTAGAACAAACACAAACGGCTCAGTATCAAATAGTAAAGATCCAACTCCTTACATATCAGTTCCAACCACTCCCATAGATACTGATGCTCCGTCGGTAACAACAGGTAATCTTACAGCAAATGATGCGCCATTAGAATCATCTCAAGTTCCACCATCTTTGCAaccaaatgatgaagaaacgCCACTAATTCAGCCTTCTCCATCAGCTATCCCAAAACCACCAAGCTCTGGTCGCACCCTCAGCTCCGGTTCTTTGCTAAGTAggaaattcaaatcattaAGAAGCAGCTCAAATAGACAACTTAATGAATCATCAGAAACTACGCGGGCTGCTACTACAAGTGTATCTGCCACGAACAACAAACCTTTCACGACCGTGGATGATCCTGTGTATCATGACGCACTACACAATTTCTTGACAAAAGACATAATGCCTGAATCAATTACATTCCCGAAAGAAAACGGTAATAATGCAAATATTTATACAATGCTGAGATCAAATGACGCATCTAGATTAAATTCTGAATTGACAATGGACTTGCCCAAGATCAAAAAGCAAGAACTCATGCCTGATCTATTGCTAGAATTCCATGAGTCTTACATCCAGcaatataataattatggCTCTTCATTGAAGCTGTTAACAAAGAAATTACCTGATTCTTTAATAAAGAAATCACCAACATGTCCACTATTGAAgatcaaatcaaattgtTTGATTTTAGTCCATTCCTGGAACGATGATGCTTGTGGTGGAAGAGTCATATTTTCAACCATGTTGCCTCATTCTTCATCAGCAACCGGCTCCACACAgctttctttatcttcttctaattcatcttctgCGTCCCCCTCAAATTTTGGCTCATCAACAGAATCTCTTGAATCAACGAGATCTCTATCACAATTTGATGTGATCGTAAACAAGAATAATGATAGGTCGGAGATTTTTGAGAATTTGGAAAAGCATCTGCCATATTGGTTTGCTAAGAATCTTTGTGATGACACCAATGTTGTCGAGGACAAGCAACCCAGGTTAAACTTTACGATTATGCCATGGACCGATCCAGATTCTGAAGTGGCCCCAGCTGACAATAACGCTGATCCTATATCGCCACCTACAACTAGTGAATCTACGAATCAACAATTCGTTCATATGCTGAAGTTCGGAAGATCCAAGACAAATGATTCTACATCGTATGCTACAGATCTACCAAAAGTGGCCGAAGCAAACACTAAATTGGTTGCTCCAGGAATGATTAAAGTCAAGAAAATTAAGATGTACGTAATTGATAGGTTTGAAACCAAAACACCTGAAATGAAGTCAAAGGTTGATCCAAGTGAATGGTTAGAACTACTGTGTAAAGAGCAGGTCTTAGACAACGATATGACTCTAAGTACTGTTAAGACTTTATATTGGAAATCTACCAGtgaaataatattacatTACAGAAGGAAATCATGAAATCGGCCGCTCATCAGTGTCTTTTTGTATttaaaggaagaaaaaaaaagaatattatgTAATAATGTTCATACAACCTATACAGCATATATATCAAAAGTGAGAATGAAGTTTACATTTTTAGTTGCTATTGGCTCTTTTATCGTCTCTGTATATTCCAAAGGTGTCATTCCAATAGAGTCAATAAGTCAATTTTATGATATTGTAGATAATGATAAGGATGCATATACCCTagtgaaatattttgccACTTGGTGCAGTCATTGCAAAAGATTAAAGCCCATATATGCCAAATTGAGTGAGAGTTACGAAGATAATGACGTCAATTTTGTAGAGGTAGATTGTGATAAATTCGGCAATGTGCTATGTACTGACATACCTGGTTTTCCTATGGTTCAATTAATTAAACCAACGAATGGAGTTACTCAACAAgaggaaattgaagaatctaGAAAATCGACTTGGGGTAAAATTAAAAGTAAGTTTTCTGGAAATCAGAATAAAGAGGATGTCATTGAAGCGGATAGAATTGTGACGTACGAAGGGAGCAGAGATGTAGAAAGCTACAAAAGCTTCATAACGACAGTTAAATACAACAGcgaattatcaaaaataatggaaAAGATCATGAATGAAGATTATGAATGTGGAACGTCCGAAGTTGAGTGTCAGGAGGGCAAAAAATATCtcgatgaaaatgaactAGTAAAGGACTTTTCCACACTAGATATCAACCTTTCTAACACAGCACAAGAGCGTTCAAGGttggaaaatatcattaGAAATGCAGATAtgaatgatgaagaagtgAAGGAAAAGGTAAAGATTTTGAGATTCTACACCAGATTACTGAATTATATCGAAGATCTAGCGCAAAATCAGACACAAGAACACGATGAATTGTAGAAACGAAACATTTGCTCAGCATAAACCTAGTATATACGGAATAATCAAGTtgcaaaattattttatctttaaaCTAGAGTTAACTCTTTTAGTAAGCTCTTTAAGACTTTTAAGGCGAAGCACGCCTACGTTCCTGCCCATCGCTAATGACATCAACATATTTGCTCTGTTGATAAATGTCACGGACTTAGTTATATAGAGAGAATagtcttcttcatttatcCATATATAAACAGTAAACCaggttttatttttttgtttatttacTATGGCGGAGAGCTGACGAGGATCGCAGAGTTTCCGTTCCGCTTCcgtcttcatcattattttcagatACTTTCAGCTGCAAGAGACTCTTCTCCAGATGGTACTGATGGGCAAACAGGAATCAATACACTACTGATAACTGAATAGAGATATGGAGCAGAACAATAATCTCTTTACTTCTCCAGACCAGACTGGTTTCGGTAGATCAACTTCCAATATAGGGAATTCTCAGTTTTCTGcaaacaaagaaaactcTCAAGGCAATATTAACAGTAAcatgaattcaaatgaatttacAGGAAGATCTTTAACTAATGAACTATTTTCTCAAATGAGTGCTTCCCAACCATTTCCTAATGTAGGCTTTTCGAATTCGGTAGCTTCAACACCAGAGAATGTCGCAGATAATGACGATACTACGAATGTTGCGATAGCCAAGAGAAGAGTGTCAAAAGCATGCGATCACTGCAGAAAAAGGAAGATTAAGTGTGGACCAATCAATCCAGCTAAGAATAAATGTGATAATTGTATTAAATATAGCTCTGCATGCACCTTTACTCATCAACCCTCAAACCAAAAGAGACAAGATAATGGTGGTGCCTCTCAGGGAACTGCAGCTTCTCATATCAATGTAGCCCAACCAGAATCTCTAGTCTCAATTGCAGAAGCTCAAAAAGTGGGTAAACCTAGAAAAAATGCTGCTGGTTCCCCATCAATGCAAAATCTGCGAAATTCACAATACgacaataatttgaaatcacaAAAGATCGCCAATACATTGGCAGGTGGCCAAACAAATATGCTTACTACGTCTATGGCCAATTCACCCAATcataatatttcaaatcaagTTGTGTCGAGGGTAGAGAAGGTGGACCGCAAAATCTCGATGGTAATTGATAATATGGCTAGATTTGAATGGGTCCTAGGGAAGTTAGTCAAAAAGTACGACGATAAAAAGGATAATGACAGCTACACTTTTAAGCCCTTACAGAAGGAATATTCGACGTCGTTATTAAGTACCCAAAAGCTAGAATggacaaagaaaatactgGCACCAGGTATGCCCAACGCTGAATTCTTAGCACCTGTCAGAGAAATGTTAACCCTATCGCTAAGATGGTATTTAATacaaaacaagaaaatggtaGATTTCTCCACGCCTGCTGTATTTGCTGGTGAAGTACATCTGTATTCGTTGCCAACTAAGGAACAGGCAAGAAGACTACTAGAAAATTTCCATTCTTCGCTATTATCAGCCATAACATGTACCATCTCTCTCAAAGAGTGTCTAAATCCATGCGACAAATATTATGATCCAAATAGTGAACAATTAACATACTCGGAATTATTTCTACTAAATGTTTTACTGTGTTATAGTGCTTCAGTAACACAACTTAGAACATTTTCTGATACACAGTTCGTTAGAAAAGACAAATGTGACCCAAACAAACATGAATTGAAGACTATTGAAAACAATACCCTTTTAAACGCGatgtattattatcataaATTATCAATGAATGCTTCAGGCATTCAGACACTGCAAGCTCTATTGCTATTACATAATTACTTAGCCTCCAATTATTCTGGTGAAATTGCCATTAATGTTCTTTCCACAGCCATCAGATTTGCGATTGATATGAACTTGAACAAATCATCCCATTACAGGGGTCTGCCACTTTCTCAGATAGCTAGAGAACGTTCGCTATGGTGGGAGTGTTTTACTTGGGATaaaactttttctttgatgCTGTCCAGGGCACCCTTGATTAACGAGAGTAACATGGATATACTTGATGATGAtggatatttcaaatatattgaGACAGTGATACTGCCAAAAATATATGCAAACAACATGGATGGAAGGAAGAAAATCACTAATCTAAAGCAGGCTTTGGCTGTAATTACCAACACTAGCGATAACATTTTGTTCGTAATATCATATTATATTCTCAAACTTTCTCTTATTGAGGCAAAAATATATGAAGTAGGTTTCTCGGTAAGAAGCACATCAGAAACATTTGATGCTATTCTCGAGAAAGTTTTAGGAATCCAAAAAGAGCTAAATCAATGGAAAGACTCATTATACGGGTTTATGAAGCTAGAAAACTACAAACAATATTTGTCTATGCTTTTTACTCAAAGTCACACAGATAATCCTGCTTTAAGTTTTGAAACAGCATGTTTCCATGTAGTTAATGCTCATTTTCGTTATTTTTACTCGGTAATCATGTTAAGCGTATTCACAACATCGTTTTTGATGGATAATAAGACTCTTTTTGCAGAATCATTTCATGACATACCAACAATATACAACACGTTTTCTACCCAGTACAAAACTGAAAGCATAAAAATGTTGACTGTATTTCAAAGTACTATTGATAGGCCGTATATTAGCCCCGATTTGCTGTATAATCTTTTAACCGCAGTTTTTGTCTTAATATTCCATGTCATCAACTGCTTGAATGATCCCCAACCAAATGATATAAGGGCACTGATCAAATTGCTTAGGGATACCCATTTACATTTGGTTGGTGAAAACCAGGAACGCTTTCCATTAGATAATATGAAATTCAACACATCAATCTTTTTCTACACCTTTTTTCTGGAACACATCACAAAAGTTGTGGAGGATGCGGATGCATTCTCAGCTGAATACGAACCTTATACTTCACAACAATATGCTGCTTTGTTGGATAAAATTATCGAGCAATCTAGAAGAATTAAATCAGACGCTTTCGATggtttgatgaaaaatctaaaaaCGTGctttaatttcaagagaCTTTATGGCAATGTTGACATAGATGGTCTTCTTTCCAGCGAAAATCTAAATATGCAAGAAGTAAGAAGGTCTTCtatttccatttttgaCGATTTGTCCCCACATATGTTGCAGTTTCTGAAGTCTGATGAATTAATTGTAACTCCAGCAACCGAAAATCACTGTTATGGAATCTCCTCTTCTTTGTTACCAGAAACTGATTCTAAAGAAGAGATTGTGTATCCGGCGAACATTAGAGCACTTCATTCAAATTCCATAGACATTCAAGTACCACAGATCAAAATTGCATCCCCTCAATTCTCTAACTTATTACCATTTGGAGATCTTTATTATGACAGAGAATTTTCCTTCATGAAGATTTTCAAGGACGAAGGTAATTGAATATATGGGAACTGCACTTGCTCAAACCGCAGACCGGAGAGTGTTTCACCAAGGTGactaaaaaattaaatcaGAATAATAGGGCATTTTGATTGtaagatatattttcaGGCTCTTATATAACTTCATAAAAGTGTACGTAAGTATTCAAGGTATCTATCATTGGTGGAAACAGCTTCTGAAGTTAATGTTTTCAATagttcttgaattttttcttggcaCTGCGTATCAGAAAACCTTTCTGGatcattcaaatcttctttctttacaTTGGCTACCCAATCTTTTAGCAATTTCTTTAGCTTCAAGTTACCGTCGTTCAACTCACTCATGGTAATCTTGGCTTTCTTCAGTTCTCcattactttttttcaaatcctCTAGTTCATCAGCTTTTCGTTTTGCCATCCTAATAATCTTATCAGGAAATTGAACAACCTCTGCGACATGAATACCGAATGATTGATCAGAGATACCGGGTTCAACCTTGTAGAGCAAAGTGATATCATCACTGTCATGATGACTACTTTCACTTTGTTCGATGTGAGCTACAACGTGCATATTTTTGACATTTGCTAATTTATCGGCTAGTGTAGTCAATTCATGGAAATGAGTCGCAAATAATGCAAAACATCCAATGTTTGCTGCAATATGTTCTGCTATAGCCCAAGCAAGGCCAAATCCGTCATATGTGCCAGTGCCTCTCCCAAGTTCATCTATGATAATTAAGGAGTTCTTAGTTGAGTTTTTCAGAATTGATGCGGTCTCAAGCATTTCTACCATAAATGTAGAAACACCTTTCAATTGAGAATCGCCAGCTCCCACCCTACATAAGATAGCATcaacaattgaaatttcagCCTTATCACATGGAACAAAGCAACCAATTTGTGCCATTAAGGAAATCACACCAACTTGCCTTATGTAGGTCGATTTACCACCCATATTTGGTCCTGTGATAATCAAAAATTCCCCCGTACCATTTTCTAAAACAACATCATTAGCTATGAAAGTTAGCTCATCTTGCATTTCTAAAACGGGATGACGGGACCCCAATAATTTAGTCTTTCTGGTAGAGCCAAAGCCGTACATTTTAGGTCTCACGTAAGGGATTGGAGCATATGAGGAGGTGTGAGCAAATGAAGATAGAACATCTAAGTTGGCTAAAACTAACGAAAGCTTCTCAAGTACAGGGGTATAGGTTAAAGTGATATTTACGATTTCTTTTACCAATGTAGACTGTTGTTTGTCATACtctttttgtaaaattgcAGTCTCGTTAGCTATTTCTTTTAGCTCTCTAGTACTGAAAAATATACCTGCTTTAACAGTGGAAAGTTCTATGTAGTTCTTATGTTTTCGTAGCTCTTTTGCATCATTACGGGTTAACCTCATACACCAACCATGGAGATGAtgattttccaattttagTTTTCTTTCCGGATCAAATCCCAAATCCTCTGCAGCGTCTAGGTGAAttgttttgatttcatctCGTAGACTATCTAATTTATTTCTGATTGAGGCTAGCTCCTCATTAAATTCCACCTTTATCATATAGACATTACTTTCATCATAAGCTTCTAAATCCACTGTAGTTTCCACCATTTCCTGGAGCTTCGATAATGGATCTAAATGAGATTTTAAAGGGGTAAGCCAAGTGGCGTTTATCAAAGAATTCATTTCTTCACTTATATCGGTATCTTGTACAAATGATTCTAGTAATTGGGCGATCTCTGGTACTCTTTTCGAAAACTGATATACCTTCAAGACGTCCTCTAAACCTCCCTTTTTACTTAGCTTCTTTGTGATACGACGAACATCAGGTATTAGCGGTAGAAAGTCACTTTGTAACATATTTCTTAGTTCTAACTGATCgatcaaaaattcaacCAAGTCATGTCTCTGATTTATTAGGTTTAAGTCTGTTAAAGGTTGTTTCAACCATTCGTTTAAAAGTCTTATTCCTGCGTTTGTTTTACAGTTGTTTAAAAGCTGGAAAAGGGATTCAATCTTCCCACCTGATGATGGAGACATGCTTATAATAGAGGAAGGGCCTAATGCTTGAAGAGGTCCCTGAGGGAAAAGGTTAAGAGCTTTTATGGCGGATGCATCCAATTTCataaattctttcaaagaatgtTCAACAAGTTcatattttccaatttgCTCCTCTTCGGTTACTAGTTGAAGGTATTTTAACAGAGCGTTACAGGCGCCCATCGATATATTAGAGTATTTTTGAGGTAAA
This window harbors:
- the MHF1 gene encoding Mhf1p (similar to Saccharomyces cerevisiae YOL086W-A; ancestral locus Anc_3.116), encoding MEPELKAKLWYHIDIMLKERFPNVELTPRYINAMVEIVYGKLQEISTDLKSFALHDSNRTTINQKDLQLYLRHCPQLIDKLIKEA
- the DUF1 gene encoding Duf1p (similar to Saccharomyces cerevisiae YOL087C; ancestral locus Anc_3.115), whose translation is MTSRQLSVTYCLSPQQSQSNKNAHILPITKILNPVLSNDYFLTISRDGSIILHPNDQHTPKLRLQIHSDWISDVVEINQHEYVTVSHDFAIILVKVENSDNQWKYSTKIIGYHNDYIKSVCLLNDNYIITSGLDSSIKIWEIKDSSSGKIEFKTSITNSGISNYAMAILNPNKFIIGDSNGDLVYYEFQQQENIIVEIKRIRNAHDTNIKVIKLINNNQTLISACSNAILKIWDVQNDDLTNILSQKWDCNIWSIDTFNDNNDLIIGDSNGNIFSLTYSNQKVAFNKILNSKEVLKEPFKKHLGILDLKIINNTIYFSYCSDSNLTKLNLSDNSLEIEKGGVALIRSSLLTNRRHVITENTLGKIQRWDIISCELINTFNASDGDFDEVVVKYTSKEILAHWCSVSIKVGILFIKIGPKFLNTEVYGSALNDYHILNNVSINPDNRYNLGKIFVNSFFNDFIDYELSKDKQFRNSLSSLKKNDNENTDSLFKDSYTSASSSDKHNKDKPKKKSAFMKLSSSITISRTNTNGSVSNSKDPTPYISVPTTPIDTDAPSVTTGNLTANDAPLESSQVPPSLQPNDEETPLIQPSPSAIPKPPSSGRTLSSGSLLSRKFKSLRSSSNRQLNESSETTRAATTSVSATNNKPFTTVDDPVYHDALHNFLTKDIMPESITFPKENGNNANIYTMLRSNDASRLNSELTMDLPKIKKQELMPDLLLEFHESYIQQYNNYGSSLKLLTKKLPDSLIKKSPTCPLLKIKSNCLILVHSWNDDACGGRVIFSTMLPHSSSATGSTQLSLSSSNSSSASPSNFGSSTESLESTRSLSQFDVIVNKNNDRSEIFENLEKHLPYWFAKNLCDDTNVVEDKQPRLNFTIMPWTDPDSEVAPADNNADPISPPTTSESTNQQFVHMLKFGRSKTNDSTSYATDLPKVAEANTKLVAPGMIKVKKIKMYVIDRFETKTPEMKSKVDPSEWLELLCKEQVLDNDMTLSTVKTLYWKSTSEIILHYRRKS
- the MPD2 gene encoding protein disulfide isomerase MPD2 (similar to Saccharomyces cerevisiae MPD2 (YOL088C); ancestral locus Anc_3.111), yielding MKFTFLVAIGSFIVSVYSKGVIPIESISQFYDIVDNDKDAYTLVKYFATWCSHCKRLKPIYAKLSESYEDNDVNFVEVDCDKFGNVLCTDIPGFPMVQLIKPTNGVTQQEEIEESRKSTWGKIKSKFSGNQNKEDVIEADRIVTYEGSRDVESYKSFITTVKYNSELSKIMEKIMNEDYECGTSEVECQEGKKYLDENELVKDFSTLDINLSNTAQERSRLENIIRNADMNDEEVKEKVKILRFYTRLLNYIEDLAQNQTQEHDEL
- the HAL9 gene encoding Hal9p (similar to Saccharomyces cerevisiae TBS1 (YBR150C) and HAL9 (YOL089C); ancestral locus Anc_3.109), giving the protein MEQNNNLFTSPDQTGFGRSTSNIGNSQFSANKENSQGNINSNMNSNEFTGRSLTNELFSQMSASQPFPNVGFSNSVASTPENVADNDDTTNVAIAKRRVSKACDHCRKRKIKCGPINPAKNKCDNCIKYSSACTFTHQPSNQKRQDNGGASQGTAASHINVAQPESLVSIAEAQKVGKPRKNAAGSPSMQNLRNSQYDNNLKSQKIANTLAGGQTNMLTTSMANSPNHNISNQVVSRVEKVDRKISMVIDNMARFEWVLGKLVKKYDDKKDNDSYTFKPLQKEYSTSLLSTQKLEWTKKILAPGMPNAEFLAPVREMLTLSLRWYLIQNKKMVDFSTPAVFAGEVHLYSLPTKEQARRLLENFHSSLLSAITCTISLKECLNPCDKYYDPNSEQLTYSELFLLNVLLCYSASVTQLRTFSDTQFVRKDKCDPNKHELKTIENNTLLNAMYYYHKLSMNASGIQTLQALLLLHNYLASNYSGEIAINVLSTAIRFAIDMNLNKSSHYRGLPLSQIARERSLWWECFTWDKTFSLMLSRAPLINESNMDILDDDGYFKYIETVILPKIYANNMDGRKKITNLKQALAVITNTSDNILFVISYYILKLSLIEAKIYEVGFSVRSTSETFDAILEKVLGIQKELNQWKDSLYGFMKLENYKQYLSMLFTQSHTDNPALSFETACFHVVNAHFRYFYSVIMLSVFTTSFLMDNKTLFAESFHDIPTIYNTFSTQYKTESIKMLTVFQSTIDRPYISPDLLYNLLTAVFVLIFHVINCLNDPQPNDIRALIKLLRDTHLHLVGENQERFPLDNMKFNTSIFFYTFFLEHITKVVEDADAFSAEYEPYTSQQYAALLDKIIEQSRRIKSDAFDGLMKNLKTCFNFKRLYGNVDIDGLLSSENLNMQEVRRSSISIFDDLSPHMLQFLKSDELIVTPATENHCYGISSSLLPETDSKEEIVYPANIRALHSNSIDIQVPQIKIASPQFSNLLPFGDLYYDREFSFMKIFKDEGN
- the MSH2 gene encoding mismatch repair ATPase MSH2 (similar to Saccharomyces cerevisiae MSH2 (YOL090W); ancestral locus Anc_3.107), translating into MSATRPELKFSDVSEERGFYRRFNSLPEKPSTKIRIVDKGEYYTVVGSDAVFVAENIYHTQSVLKNCNVDQITLKGFKNEPPQYVTISQQVLSNLLKVCLLDSGYKVEIYDKNWKLLKSASPGNIEQVSELMNLNIEQSIVIASLKLQQNSKDGNNVIGVAFIDTSNFKIGMLDIVDNEVYSNVESFLIQLGVKECLIQDQRSNENSAVEFKKLVSVIERCDCVASLLKNSEFSEKDVELDLVKLLGDELALSLPQKYSNISMGACNALLKYLQLVTEEEQIGKYELVEHSLKEFMKLDASAIKALNLFPQGPLQALGPSSIISMSPSSGGKIESLFQLLNNCKTNAGIRLLNEWLKQPLTDLNLINQRHDLVEFLIDQLELRNMLQSDFLPLIPDVRRITKKLSKKGGLEDVLKVYQFSKRVPEIAQLLESFVQDTDISEEMNSLINATWLTPLKSHLDPLSKLQEMVETTVDLEAYDESNVYMIKVEFNEELASIRNKLDSLRDEIKTIHLDAAEDLGFDPERKLKLENHHLHGWCMRLTRNDAKELRKHKNYIELSTVKAGIFFSTRELKEIANETAILQKEYDKQQSTLVKEIVNITLTYTPVLEKLSLVLANLDVLSSFAHTSSYAPIPYVRPKMYGFGSTRKTKLLGSRHPVLEMQDELTFIANDVVLENGTGEFLIITGPNMGGKSTYIRQVGVISLMAQIGCFVPCDKAEISIVDAILCRVGAGDSQLKGVSTFMVEMLETASILKNSTKNSLIIIDELGRGTGTYDGFGLAWAIAEHIAANIGCFALFATHFHELTTLADKLANVKNMHVVAHIEQSESSHHDSDDITLLYKVEPGISDQSFGIHVAEVVQFPDKIIRMAKRKADELEDLKKSNGELKKAKITMSELNDGNLKLKKLLKDWVANVKKEDLNDPERFSDTQCQEKIQELLKTLTSEAVSTNDRYLEYLRTLL